One genomic window of Saccopteryx bilineata isolate mSacBil1 chromosome 4, mSacBil1_pri_phased_curated, whole genome shotgun sequence includes the following:
- the NFATC2IP gene encoding NFATC2-interacting protein yields the protein MEEPVRKRGRPSRGGGIGRGTRGARGGRGRGRRPGARRSLDSVLVNLVSDSEEEILEVSTARGAADPVEVPFLETPVPAVPRDDSNSDSDSEGTDARPAGAPPAPVMRRRRRLLLDPGEAPLVPVYSGKVQSSLHLIPDHVSLLELCPPEAEEEEDMADSSSFHAEDPPVPVPDSSWKKKLRRKDEEQKKKEASLAQDTSPSPPPQPRTKSRKHTQALRKLREVNKRLQDLRSCLSPTHHRGQDCLSQDDEVVLLEGPTLPGSPRLFPLKVRCRADLIRLPIGMSEPLQSVVDHMATHLGVSPSRILLLFGETELSPTATPRSLKLGVADIIDCVVLASSPQAAETSHLLQLRVQGKEKHQLLQVSLSRDAPLKTLMAHYKEAMGLSGRKLSFFFDGTKLSGEELPADLDMESGDVIEVWG from the exons ATGGAGGAGCCGGTGAGGAAACGGGGTCGACCGTCCCGAGGCGGCGGCATCGGCCGAGGAACTCGTGGGGCTCGGGgcggccggggccggggccggcgACCTGGCGCCCGGCGCTCGCTGGACTCGGTACTTGTGAACTTGGTCAGTGACAGCGAGGAGGAAATCCTGGAGGTTTCAACGGCGCGCGGTGCCGCGGACCCGGTGGAGGTCCCATTCCTGGAGACCCCTGTGCCGGCCGTGCCCCGGGACGACAGCAACAGTGACAGCGACAGCGAAGGGACGGACGCACGGCCGGCTGGCGCCCCTCCGGCCCCGGTcatgcggcggcggcggcggctcctgCTGGATCCGGGGGAGGCGCCGTTGGTTCCCGTGTACTCCGGGAAG GTGCAGAGCAGCCTCCACCTCATTCCAGATCACGTGTCCCTCCTGGAACTCTGTCCCCCAGAAGCCGAGGAAG agGAGGATATGGCGGATTCTAGCAGTTTCCATGCTGAGGATCCCCCCGTTCCAGTCCCAgattcttcctggaagaagaagctgaggaggaaggatgaagaacagaagaaaaaggaggCGTCTCT gGCTCAAGACACCTCTCCTTCGCCGCCACCTCAGCCAAGGACCAAAAGCAGAAAACATACTCAGGCACTCCGGAAGTTAAG GGAGGTAAACAAGCGCCTGCAGGACCTCCGTTCCTGCCTGAGTCCCACGCACCACCGGGGCCAGGACTGCCTGAGTCAGGACGATGAGGTGGTGCTCCTGGAGGGACCCACTCTCCCAGGGAGCCCCCGACTCTTTCCGCTCAAAGTCCGGTGCCGTGCTGACCTGATCAGACTGCCCATCGGGATG TCGGAGCCCCTACAGAGTGTGGTAGACCACATGGCCACTCATCTTGGGGTGTCCCCAAGCAGGATCCTCTTGCTTTTTGGAGAGACCGAGCTGTCCCCTACTGCCACCCCCAGGAGCCTAAAGCTTGGAGTGGCTGACATCATCG ACTGCGTGGTGCTGGCCAGTTCTCCACAAGCCGCGGAGACATCCCACCTGCTCCAGCTGCGGGTGCAGGGGAAGGAGAAGCACCAGCTGCTGCAAGTCTCTCTGTCCCGA GACGCTCCTCTCAAGACCCTCATGGCCCACTACAAGGAGGCCATGGGGCTCTCCGGCCGCAAGCTGTCCTTCTTCTTCGATGGGACGAAGCTTTCGGGCGAGGAGCTGCCGGCTGATTTGGACATGGAATCCGGGGACGTCATTGAGGTCTGGGGCTAA